A part of Candidatus Omnitrophota bacterium genomic DNA contains:
- the ruvB gene encoding Holliday junction branch migration DNA helicase RuvB, producing MSEESRRKLLQGNQFIDIQQESEEEVVVNLSLRPAKLTEFIGQKELVDNLKVCLTAAKQRKEPLEHILLSGPPGLGKTSLAHIIAHEMHTKITATSGPAIERAGDLIGVLTNLEKGDILFIDEIHRLSKVVEEFLYPAMENFQIDFVIDKGQYARTIKFNLKPFTLVGATTRTGLLAAPLRARFGIFYHLDFYSIEDLSRIIKHSAKILGMDIDDEAASEIARRARGTPRVANRLLRRIRDYAQVLKIDKINREVSAKTLDELGIDKAGLDDIDRKVLKLMLESFQGGPVGIESLAASLNEEVDTIADTIEPYLLKAGYIKRTSRGRVATKLSFEHFGIKYEKQEELF from the coding sequence ATGAGCGAAGAATCAAGGCGTAAATTACTTCAGGGCAATCAATTCATCGATATCCAGCAGGAAAGCGAAGAGGAAGTAGTAGTTAATCTTTCTTTAAGGCCGGCTAAGCTTACGGAATTTATCGGCCAGAAAGAGTTGGTAGATAACCTCAAGGTTTGCCTGACTGCAGCGAAGCAGAGGAAAGAGCCCTTAGAACATATTCTGCTCTCCGGGCCGCCCGGTTTAGGCAAGACCTCCCTGGCGCATATCATCGCCCATGAGATGCACACCAAGATTACCGCTACTTCCGGCCCGGCCATAGAGCGGGCAGGCGACCTCATCGGCGTATTGACTAACTTAGAGAAAGGCGATATTCTTTTCATCGATGAGATACACCGGCTCTCTAAGGTAGTGGAGGAGTTTTTATATCCGGCAATGGAGAATTTCCAGATTGACTTTGTGATTGATAAAGGCCAATATGCCCGGACGATTAAATTTAACCTTAAGCCTTTTACCCTGGTGGGAGCTACTACCCGCACTGGCCTGTTGGCTGCGCCGCTTAGGGCGAGGTTCGGCATATTCTATCATCTGGATTTTTATTCCATCGAAGATTTATCGCGTATCATCAAACATTCTGCGAAAATTCTGGGTATGGATATAGACGATGAGGCAGCTTCGGAGATTGCCCGGCGCGCCAGAGGCACCCCGCGTGTGGCTAACCGTTTATTACGCAGGATCAGGGATTATGCCCAGGTATTAAAAATAGATAAGATAAACCGCGAGGTTTCAGCTAAGACTTTAGATGAGCTGGGTATTGATAAGGCCGGGCTTGATGATATAGACCGCAAGGTCCTGAAGTTAATGCTAGAGTCTTTTCAGGGCGGGCCGGTAGGGATAGAGTCCTTGGCTGCTAGCCTTAATGAAGAAGTAGATACCATTGCCGATACCATTGAGCCATATCTACTCAAAGCCGGTTATATAAAGCGCACCTCGCGCGGCCGGGTGGCCACAAAATTATCCTTCGAGCATTTCGGAATAAAATACGAAAAACAGGAAGAATTGTTTTAG
- the tgt gene encoding tRNA guanosine(34) transglycosylase Tgt: MFKLIHQDKNAKARLGKLNTARGDIDTPCFMPVGTQGTVKALSPQELKESGAQIVLSNAYHLFLRPGTGIIKKAGGLHNFMSWPGPILTDSGGYQIFSLALLRKVSDEGVEFQSHIDGQKHFLTPEEVIRIQDDLGSDIIMPLDECVHYPSSRDQAEVAMKRTLDWAKRSKAVIGYRLSANTKHQTPNTKHQTLLFGIVQGATYEELRRECSERLIALGFDGYAIGGVSVGEPKNLSYNIVNFTVNFLPEDKPRYLMGVGTPKDIVEAVGLGIDMFDCVVPTRYGRNGTAFTSEGKLVVRNAPFAEDFRPLDKECSCYACKNFSRSYLRHLFNTEEILGLRLVSLHNIHFYLELMRRVREAIAEDQFEEFKKRFLDKYNSN, translated from the coding sequence ATGTTTAAATTAATTCATCAAGATAAAAATGCAAAGGCGCGTTTGGGCAAACTCAACACAGCCCGCGGAGATATAGATACTCCGTGTTTTATGCCGGTAGGCACGCAGGGGACGGTTAAGGCGCTTTCTCCTCAGGAATTAAAAGAGAGCGGCGCCCAGATTGTCTTGTCCAATGCCTACCATCTTTTTTTGCGTCCGGGTACGGGTATAATTAAAAAGGCAGGGGGATTGCATAATTTTATGTCTTGGCCAGGCCCTATACTTACCGATAGCGGAGGCTATCAGATATTCAGCTTGGCGCTTTTAAGGAAGGTTAGCGATGAGGGCGTTGAATTCCAGTCTCACATCGATGGCCAGAAACATTTTTTGACTCCCGAGGAGGTTATCCGTATCCAGGACGATTTAGGTTCGGATATTATTATGCCTTTGGATGAGTGTGTGCATTATCCTTCTAGTAGAGACCAAGCTGAAGTAGCGATGAAGAGGACGCTGGATTGGGCGAAGCGCTCAAAGGCGGTTATCGGTTATCGGTTATCGGCGAACACCAAACACCAAACACCAAACACCAAACACCAAACACTACTATTTGGCATAGTGCAGGGTGCAACTTATGAGGAGCTGCGCCGGGAATGCAGCGAGCGGTTAATCGCGCTAGGCTTTGACGGTTATGCTATCGGCGGAGTTTCTGTTGGTGAACCTAAAAACTTAAGCTATAATATTGTTAATTTTACGGTGAACTTCTTGCCTGAGGATAAACCGCGCTATCTTATGGGAGTAGGCACGCCAAAGGATATCGTGGAAGCAGTGGGCTTAGGCATTGATATGTTTGATTGCGTAGTGCCTACGCGTTACGGCAGAAACGGCACGGCTTTTACCAGCGAAGGCAAACTGGTCGTCAGGAACGCGCCTTTTGCAGAAGATTTCCGGCCTCTGGATAAAGAGTGCAGTTGTTATGCCTGTAAAAATTTTAGCCGCTCATATCTGCGCCATCTGTTTAATACCGAAGAAATCCTGGGCTTAAGGCTGGTATCGCTGCATAATATACATTTTTATTTGGAACTGATGCGCAGGGTCAGGGAGGCTATTGCAGAGGATCAGTTTGAGGAGTTCAAGAAGAGGTTCTTAGATAAATATAATTCTAATTAA
- a CDS encoding SpoIID/LytB domain-containing protein produces MNKLKLLFILIIILVVSRLSLVVSSFAGTARYIRVAILQNAASLRLEIKGPYEVLDPAENKVLNRGKNLNTTLTSYSTGISLGDIKSRTNKLFIKADKADAVMINGRMFRGNMQFIKDDYAKLTAINYIDLEDYIKGISVRETSHYRPIESLKAEVIVFRTFALYKMQENSKNDFDLTSDVYSQVYGGRGAERYRINKAVDETAGMVLTYKDKILPAFYHATCGGHTEDASLLWNINIGPLKGLPCNFCRESPHFSWHSVLARKDLKDTLLKSGYKLGDIEDILILGYDKSSRITDLKIISDKKEIKISAKDFRNIAGPDIIRSTNFQVKVLDDDIVFEGLGWGHGVGLCQWGAYFMAKEGYDYKKILEYYYPGAQISSVDNLK; encoded by the coding sequence TTGAACAAATTAAAATTATTATTTATATTGATAATTATTTTAGTCGTTAGTCGTTTGTCGCTAGTCGTTAGTTCTTTTGCCGGAACGGCCAGGTATATCCGGGTAGCCATTTTACAAAATGCTGCTTCTTTGAGGCTAGAGATAAAGGGGCCTTATGAAGTCCTGGATCCGGCAGAGAACAAAGTTTTAAACCGCGGCAAAAACTTAAACACTACCCTCACATCTTATAGCACAGGCATTTCATTGGGCGATATAAAATCCAGGACAAATAAACTTTTTATTAAGGCAGATAAAGCCGATGCCGTTATGATTAACGGCCGGATGTTCAGAGGCAATATGCAGTTTATCAAAGATGATTACGCTAAGCTTACGGCCATTAATTATATTGACCTGGAGGACTATATAAAAGGGATTTCGGTGCGGGAGACTTCGCATTACCGGCCAATAGAATCGCTTAAGGCCGAGGTCATAGTATTCCGTACCTTTGCCCTCTATAAAATGCAGGAAAATAGCAAAAATGATTTTGATTTAACCAGCGACGTCTATTCTCAGGTGTACGGCGGTCGTGGCGCTGAGCGTTACCGTATCAATAAGGCAGTGGATGAAACGGCTGGCATGGTCCTTACTTATAAGGATAAGATCCTTCCTGCTTTTTATCACGCTACCTGCGGCGGGCATACAGAAGATGCCTCTCTACTTTGGAATATAAATATAGGGCCACTTAAGGGCCTACCTTGCAATTTTTGCCGGGAGTCTCCTCATTTTAGCTGGCACAGCGTTCTGGCGCGGAAAGATTTAAAAGATACGTTACTAAAATCTGGATACAAACTTGGGGATATCGAGGATATCCTGATTTTGGGTTATGATAAATCCAGCCGTATTACTGACCTTAAAATAATAAGTGATAAAAAAGAAATAAAGATTTCCGCCAAGGATTTCAGGAATATCGCAGGCCCGGATATTATCAGAAGCACGAATTTCCAGGTGAAAGTATTGGATGATGATATAGTCTTTGAAGGCCTGGGTTGGGGCCATGGCGTGGGCCTTTGCCAGTGGGGCGCTTATTTTATGGCCAAAGAAGGATATGACTATAAGAAGATACTGGAATATTATTATCCCGGTGCGCAGATTTCTTCCGTGGATAACCTCAAGTGA
- a CDS encoding ribonuclease HII: protein MLYYERKLKKRGYDFIIGVDEAGRGPLAGPVVAAAVTLRTVSFKNRIDDSKKLTALQRERAFFEITQKSVFGVGVINEKIIDNLNILVATRRAMEAAILALVNKLKEAPEKRIHVIIDGNMGLDISLPFTTIIKGDAKSKTIACASIIAKVIRDRIMSVYDKVYPQYGFLQHKGYPTKQHRRLIKRFGPSRIHRKTFLGCVNNI from the coding sequence TTGCTCTACTACGAGCGTAAGCTTAAAAAAAGAGGCTACGATTTCATCATCGGGGTAGATGAAGCAGGCCGCGGCCCTCTGGCAGGGCCGGTAGTCGCAGCAGCAGTAACCTTAAGAACCGTATCTTTTAAAAACCGCATAGACGATTCCAAAAAGTTAACCGCTTTACAGAGAGAAAGGGCCTTTTTTGAAATCACCCAGAAATCCGTATTCGGCGTCGGGGTAATAAACGAAAAGATCATTGACAATTTGAATATCCTGGTGGCGACGCGCCGCGCTATGGAAGCGGCAATACTTGCGCTCGTAAATAAGCTAAAAGAGGCTCCCGAAAAGCGCATCCACGTCATTATAGACGGGAACATGGGCCTTGATATAAGCCTGCCCTTCACGACTATCATCAAAGGCGACGCCAAATCCAAGACTATTGCCTGCGCTTCCATCATCGCCAAGGTTATCCGTGACCGCATCATGTCTGTATATGATAAGGTATACCCGCAATACGGATTTTTGCAGCATAAGGGCTACCCGACAAAACAGCACAGGCGCTTGATTAAAAGATTCGGGCCCTCCAGGATTCATAGAAAAACTTTCTTAGGGTGCGTAAACAACATCTAG
- a CDS encoding DUF2905 domain-containing protein: protein MQEIGKTLIIFGIILLGVGVLLTFAHKIPFLGRLPGDICIQKKNFSFYFPITTSILISIILSIIFWLWPRR from the coding sequence ATGCAGGAAATCGGCAAAACATTAATTATCTTCGGTATTATTTTGTTAGGCGTAGGCGTATTATTAACCTTCGCCCATAAAATTCCCTTTTTAGGGAGGTTGCCGGGAGATATCTGCATCCAGAAGAAGAATTTCAGTTTTTATTTTCCTATAACCACATCTATATTAATTAGTATCATCCTTTCTATAATATTTTGGCTATGGCCTCGCCGATAA
- a CDS encoding serine protease — translation MKELYEVLENLQNHVVYISTPAGSGTGFLVASSEGEKVIGIATAWHVVNYAVEWDQPIKVKHHITGKTILLKEGNRSIHWDDATDSALIRLPKGQLPLPDEVLPLFEKKSHKKAGVELGWCGFPSVYPTQLCFFSGRVSAWLAEREAYLVDGVVINGVSGGPTFDRFSELVGFVTAYIPNRATGKALPGVGLIRSITPYIDWFDKLKPVPPESVSDSPLPKETKVGE, via the coding sequence GTGAAAGAATTGTATGAGGTATTGGAAAACTTGCAGAATCACGTTGTTTATATAAGTACTCCAGCAGGAAGTGGAACAGGTTTTCTTGTCGCTTCTTCCGAAGGAGAAAAAGTAATAGGTATCGCTACAGCATGGCATGTTGTCAATTACGCTGTGGAATGGGATCAACCCATAAAAGTTAAACATCACATAACAGGCAAAACAATTCTATTAAAAGAAGGTAATCGGTCTATCCACTGGGACGACGCAACTGATTCGGCTTTAATTCGTCTTCCAAAAGGTCAACTGCCATTACCAGATGAGGTTTTACCATTATTTGAGAAAAAAAGCCATAAAAAAGCAGGAGTTGAGTTGGGGTGGTGTGGTTTCCCTTCGGTATATCCAACTCAACTTTGTTTTTTTTCTGGTCGCGTAAGTGCATGGCTAGCTGAAAGAGAAGCATATTTAGTAGATGGTGTAGTTATAAATGGTGTGAGTGGCGGACCAACATTCGATCGTTTTTCAGAACTGGTGGGTTTTGTAACAGCTTACATTCCGAACAGAGCTACTGGTAAAGCTCTCCCTGGAGTAGGGTTAATTAGATCTATAACACCTTACATTGATTGGTTTGATAAACTAAAACCGGTACCACCTGAATCAGTTAGTGATTCGCCATTGCCTAAAGAAACTAAAGTTGGTGAATAG
- a CDS encoding YraN family protein — MRKQHLATGKSGEELAAALLKDKGYKILARNYKTKLGEIDIIASDKDTLCFVEVKTRHSDRFGLPQEAVPAFKQRQISKAALTYLKENNLLDKKARFDVISILYAQDNPRLELIKNAFELDSSFIY, encoded by the coding sequence GTGCGTAAACAACATCTAGCTACAGGCAAATCAGGGGAAGAACTGGCCGCGGCCTTGTTAAAAGATAAGGGTTATAAGATTCTCGCCAGGAACTATAAAACAAAATTAGGCGAAATAGATATCATAGCTTCTGATAAAGATACGCTTTGCTTCGTGGAAGTAAAGACGAGGCATTCGGATAGGTTTGGCCTGCCGCAGGAGGCAGTGCCGGCTTTTAAACAAAGGCAAATCTCTAAAGCAGCCCTTACATATCTTAAAGAAAATAATCTGTTAGATAAAAAAGCCAGGTTTGATGTTATCTCTATATTATATGCGCAGGATAATCCCCGCCTGGAACTAATCAAAAACGCGTTTGAACTGGATAGCAGTTTTATCTATTAG
- a CDS encoding epoxyqueuosine reductase QueH: MKLLLHTCCAPCLIYPLERLREKDFEVAGFFYNPNVHPLAEYQNRRRAVEDYSKRVNLEVIYPDYQPSQYFQEVNLKEKNPERCSLCWTFRLKATAKTAKDKGFDSFSTTLLVSPYQDQELLKKIGEAIAQVEGVNFYYEDFRPGFKQAHDSAKAHGIYCQKYCGCIYSEVERYSRKK; encoded by the coding sequence ATGAAACTATTATTACATACCTGCTGTGCGCCGTGTTTGATATATCCCTTGGAGAGATTAAGGGAGAAGGACTTTGAGGTGGCGGGATTTTTCTATAATCCCAATGTCCATCCGCTTGCAGAATATCAAAACAGAAGGCGGGCAGTAGAAGATTATAGCAAGCGGGTTAATCTGGAGGTAATTTATCCTGATTATCAGCCTTCGCAGTATTTTCAGGAGGTGAACCTTAAGGAAAAGAATCCCGAGAGGTGTTCGCTCTGCTGGACTTTCCGCCTGAAAGCAACTGCTAAGACTGCAAAAGATAAAGGATTTGATTCTTTTTCCACTACTTTATTAGTCAGCCCCTATCAGGACCAGGAGTTACTCAAAAAAATCGGAGAGGCTATCGCGCAGGTGGAGGGAGTTAATTTTTATTACGAGGACTTCCGCCCGGGCTTTAAGCAGGCGCATGATTCAGCCAAGGCCCACGGTATTTATTGCCAGAAATATTGCGGTTGCATTTATTCAGAAGTAGAGAGGTATAGTAGGAAAAAATAA
- a CDS encoding formate--tetrahydrofolate ligase, with product MVMLPDIEIARKARKEPIEKIAAKLKIGKEYLIPYGRNIAKIDLGILDKIKNKKKGKYILVTAITPTPLGEGKTVTTIGLSMALNKLGKLTSTCIRQPSLGPVFGIKGGAAGGGYSQVLPMEDFNLNFTGDVHAVGIANNLAAAFLDNSVFKGNRLNIDPEKIYWRRVADISDRFLRNVKIGLGAKEDGIARDTGFDITVASELMAILALSSSLADLRKRIGRVVLADTFDNKPVTAQDLKAAGSMSVLLRDAIKPNLIQTIEHTPCFVHAGPFANIAHGNSSILADKIALAFSEYVVTEAGFGADCGAEKFFDIKCRVSGLIPDAAVIVCSIRALKAHSGRFKVVAGMPLDTCFEKEDIRAIGEGLCNLEKQIENVKVFGIPVVVAINRFSCDTDKEIDFVKEKALGFGAHDCCVSEVFSKGSKGGTDLARAVIKAANSPKKFKFLYTLDAPIKEKIKIIATKIYGAKDVEYADLAQAKIKLFNERGWDKLPICMAKTHLSLSHDPNLKGRPRNFILPIRDIRASIGAGFLYPLCANMQTMPGLPSHPVGEKIDLNEKGEIVGLS from the coding sequence ATAGTTATGTTACCCGATATTGAAATCGCCCGCAAGGCGCGAAAAGAACCCATAGAAAAGATAGCCGCTAAATTAAAAATCGGCAAAGAATACCTTATCCCTTACGGCCGCAATATTGCCAAGATAGACCTGGGTATCCTGGATAAGATCAAAAATAAAAAGAAAGGCAAATATATTTTAGTTACGGCTATCACTCCTACGCCGCTGGGTGAAGGAAAGACCGTAACTACTATCGGCCTTTCTATGGCTTTAAACAAGTTGGGTAAACTTACCTCAACCTGCATAAGGCAGCCTTCCTTAGGCCCTGTTTTTGGTATAAAGGGCGGTGCCGCAGGAGGAGGATATTCCCAGGTATTGCCCATGGAGGATTTTAATTTGAATTTTACCGGCGATGTGCATGCGGTGGGTATTGCTAATAATCTGGCAGCAGCGTTTTTAGATAATTCTGTTTTTAAGGGCAACCGCCTGAATATCGACCCGGAAAAAATCTACTGGCGCCGGGTAGCAGATATAAGCGACAGGTTCTTGAGGAACGTAAAAATCGGCTTAGGCGCAAAAGAAGACGGTATTGCGCGGGATACTGGTTTTGATATTACCGTTGCTTCAGAGCTGATGGCAATATTAGCGCTGAGCAGTAGTTTAGCTGACCTGCGTAAACGTATCGGCAGGGTTGTCTTGGCAGATACTTTTGACAATAAGCCGGTAACCGCCCAGGATTTAAAAGCCGCAGGCAGCATGAGCGTACTTTTACGAGATGCCATAAAACCTAACCTTATCCAGACCATTGAGCATACGCCTTGTTTCGTGCACGCAGGGCCTTTTGCTAATATTGCGCACGGCAATAGTTCGATATTAGCCGATAAGATTGCTTTGGCGTTTTCCGAATATGTAGTTACCGAGGCAGGCTTTGGCGCTGACTGCGGGGCAGAAAAGTTTTTTGATATCAAATGCCGGGTCAGCGGGCTCATCCCCGATGCCGCAGTAATTGTTTGTTCTATCAGGGCATTAAAGGCGCACAGCGGAAGATTTAAAGTTGTCGCCGGCATGCCCTTAGATACTTGTTTTGAGAAAGAAGATATAAGGGCAATAGGGGAGGGTCTCTGTAATCTGGAAAAACAAATAGAGAATGTTAAGGTATTCGGCATTCCGGTAGTAGTAGCGATAAACAGGTTTTCCTGCGATACGGATAAAGAAATAGATTTTGTCAAGGAGAAGGCTTTAGGGTTTGGCGCCCATGATTGTTGCGTAAGTGAAGTCTTTAGCAAAGGTTCAAAAGGCGGGACAGATTTAGCCAGGGCAGTAATTAAGGCAGCGAATTCGCCTAAGAAATTTAAATTCCTCTATACGCTGGATGCGCCCATTAAGGAGAAAATTAAGATTATTGCTACTAAAATTTACGGCGCCAAAGACGTAGAATATGCGGACTTGGCGCAAGCAAAAATTAAATTGTTTAACGAACGCGGATGGGATAAATTGCCCATATGTATGGCTAAAACTCATCTTTCTTTATCCCACGACCCGAACCTAAAGGGAAGGCCCAGAAACTTTATCCTGCCAATAAGAGATATTCGCGCTTCTATCGGCGCAGGATTCTTGTACCCTCTCTGCGCAAATATGCAGACTATGCCCGGGCTGCCCAGCCATCCGGTAGGCGAGAAGATTGACCTGAATGAGAAAGGAGAAATCGTCGGATTATCATGA
- a CDS encoding DUF3800 domain-containing protein translates to MRSHFVYQDESGVVGTTGKFVVGLLFVKDREPLYEIIKRIRQKHNYQKEFHFKEIHYFSSKRSRVACEVLDEILRQHIYFRALAVSNEKLELRYFDDDIKKIKDLTEKQIKIAKSRGMFRAYNFFTKELLLENASILNEAVVYLDKKVRMRDDNICEYIKREINLSTKRNTIKTVEPRDSEKDDLIGIADLVLGAVNYDLKKGENPMKLAVVKVVKQYIGKKIRLREWIFK, encoded by the coding sequence TTGAGGAGCCATTTTGTTTATCAGGATGAGAGCGGCGTAGTCGGTACTACGGGAAAGTTTGTTGTCGGCCTTTTGTTTGTAAAGGATAGAGAGCCGCTTTACGAAATTATAAAACGAATAAGGCAAAAACATAATTATCAGAAGGAATTCCATTTTAAAGAAATACATTATTTTTCTTCTAAACGCTCAAGGGTAGCCTGTGAGGTCTTAGATGAAATCTTGAGGCAGCATATTTATTTTCGGGCCTTGGCAGTTTCAAATGAGAAGTTAGAATTGAGGTATTTTGACGATGACATTAAGAAAATTAAAGATTTAACGGAAAAACAAATCAAAATAGCTAAATCAAGAGGAATGTTTCGAGCCTATAATTTCTTTACCAAAGAATTGCTCTTAGAAAATGCTAGCATATTAAATGAAGCGGTTGTTTATCTAGATAAAAAAGTCAGGATGAGGGATGATAATATCTGCGAGTATATTAAGCGGGAGATAAATTTAAGTACTAAACGAAATACTATAAAAACCGTTGAACCCAGAGATTCTGAAAAAGATGACTTGATTGGTATTGCGGATTTAGTGTTAGGCGCGGTTAACTATGATTTGAAGAAAGGCGAAAATCCGATGAAATTGGCTGTGGTGAAGGTGGTTAAGCAATATATAGGCAAGAAGATACGCCTTAGGGAATGGATTTTTAAATAA
- the trmD gene encoding tRNA (guanosine(37)-N1)-methyltransferase TrmD has product MRIDILTIFPKMFEPVLNESILKRAQNKGKVKIYIHNLRDYTLDKHRKVDDRPFGGGSGMVINPEPIFRAVNDIFRRASKIRDTRYAIRDTKKTKVILLCPRGEKLNQRVAQKLAKCKHLILICGHYEGIDERVRLSLVDEEISIGDYVLTGGELPAMVLVDALVRLIPGVLGDKNSLNFESFTGNLLEYPQYTRPANYQGMKVPAILLSGNHKKIAQWRKKQALKITKKSRPDLLKDN; this is encoded by the coding sequence ATGCGTATAGATATCCTCACCATATTCCCCAAGATGTTCGAACCCGTGCTGAATGAATCTATTCTCAAGCGGGCGCAAAATAAAGGTAAGGTCAAGATTTACATCCATAACCTGCGGGATTATACTTTGGATAAACACAGGAAAGTCGATGACCGGCCTTTTGGCGGCGGCTCAGGCATGGTGATAAACCCAGAGCCCATATTCCGGGCAGTGAATGATATTTTTCGTCGTGCATCGAAGATACGCGATACGCGATACGCGATACGCGATACGAAAAAAACAAAAGTTATTTTATTATGCCCGCGGGGTGAGAAATTAAATCAAAGAGTAGCGCAAAAGTTGGCCAAATGTAAGCACCTCATTTTAATCTGCGGGCATTATGAAGGCATAGACGAAAGGGTGCGGCTTTCTCTTGTGGATGAAGAGATCTCTATCGGCGACTATGTCTTGACCGGCGGGGAATTGCCGGCTATGGTTTTAGTGGATGCCTTAGTGCGCCTTATCCCGGGTGTATTGGGGGATAAAAATTCCTTGAATTTTGAGTCATTTACGGGTAATCTATTGGAGTATCCACAGTATACCAGGCCTGCCAATTATCAAGGCATGAAGGTCCCGGCAATCCTTTTATCAGGTAATCATAAAAAAATAGCGCAGTGGAGAAAAAAACAAGCCTTAAAAATTACCAAAAAATCAAGGCCGGATTTATTAAAAGATAATTAA
- the queA gene encoding tRNA preQ1(34) S-adenosylmethionine ribosyltransferase-isomerase QueA encodes MQLSDFDYPLPKELIAQYPLEERDTARLLVLDRKRATIEHRIFKDIRDYLQAGDLLVLNNTKVTPSRLIGSRSTGGRVELLLLRQKSGLTFEALIRPHRLRLKEKIVFNGGKISAQISAKNEVTFSDADIDTVYNLGRMPLPPYIKRPPEDSDSIYYQTVYAKEEGSIASPTAGLHFTQELINKIKAIGVDIAYITLHINYSTFKPVKTEDISVHKMDKEFFQVSEEARQSIRQARLRKARIIAVGTTACRALESYASGNEAGETDLFIYPGYKFKAADALITNFHLPRTTLFMLACAFAGEGLIKKAYQEAIDKKYRFYSYGDAMLIV; translated from the coding sequence ATGCAATTATCGGATTTCGATTACCCCTTACCCAAAGAATTAATCGCGCAATACCCCTTAGAAGAGAGGGATACGGCCCGGCTTTTAGTTTTAGACCGTAAACGAGCCACTATCGAACACCGCATTTTTAAGGATATAAGAGATTATTTACAGGCGGGTGACCTCTTGGTATTAAATAACACTAAGGTTACACCCAGCCGTTTAATCGGCTCGCGCTCTACCGGCGGGAGAGTAGAGCTATTACTCTTAAGGCAAAAATCCGGCTTAACCTTTGAGGCACTCATCAGGCCTCATCGATTGCGGCTTAAAGAAAAAATAGTTTTTAACGGAGGAAAAATTTCCGCGCAAATCAGCGCCAAAAATGAAGTTACTTTTTCTGACGCGGATATAGATACGGTTTATAATTTAGGCAGGATGCCGCTACCGCCTTATATTAAAAGGCCACCGGAAGATTCAGATAGTATTTATTACCAGACCGTATATGCCAAAGAAGAAGGCTCTATTGCTTCTCCGACGGCGGGGTTACATTTTACTCAAGAATTAATAAATAAAATTAAAGCTATTGGCGTGGATATCGCTTATATTACCTTGCATATAAACTATTCTACGTTTAAGCCAGTGAAAACAGAGGACATTAGCGTTCATAAAATGGATAAAGAGTTTTTTCAGGTGAGTGAAGAGGCGCGCCAGAGCATAAGGCAGGCGCGCTTAAGAAAGGCGCGTATAATTGCTGTTGGGACAACTGCCTGCCGCGCCCTGGAGAGTTATGCCTCTGGTAATGAGGCAGGAGAGACGGATTTATTTATCTATCCGGGGTATAAATTTAAGGCGGCTGATGCTTTAATTACCAATTTTCATCTTCCCCGTACTACCCTGTTTATGTTAGCCTGCGCCTTTGCCGGCGAGGGACTGATTAAAAAGGCATATCAGGAAGCTATTGATAAAAAATACAGGTTTTATAGTTATGGCGATGCCATGCTGATTGTTTGA
- the rplS gene encoding 50S ribosomal protein L19: MDKMKLIEAEYTKKEMPKFNVGDTVKVMIKIPEGDKVRLHPFEGVVIAKKGSGVNENFTVRRVSYGEGIERVFPLYSPSIERIEVTRSGKVKRAKLYYLRGKIGKRATKIEAQEEEKA, encoded by the coding sequence ATGGATAAAATGAAACTTATCGAAGCGGAATACACAAAAAAAGAGATGCCTAAATTTAACGTCGGTGATACGGTAAAAGTAATGATCAAAATCCCCGAAGGCGATAAAGTGCGCCTGCATCCTTTTGAAGGCGTAGTTATCGCCAAGAAGGGCAGCGGAGTGAATGAAAATTTCACCGTAAGAAGAGTCTCTTACGGTGAAGGTATCGAACGTGTGTTTCCTTTATATTCACCGAGCATCGAGCGCATTGAAGTTACCCGCTCCGGTAAAGTAAAGAGGGCAAAGCTTTACTACCTGCGCGGTAAGATTGGCAAGCGCGCCACTAAGATTGAAGCGCAGGAAGAAGAAAAGGCTTAG